Proteins found in one Leishmania major strain Friedlin complete genome, chromosome 35 genomic segment:
- a CDS encoding 60S ribosomal protein L37 (previous protein_id=AAZ14730.1), with translation MGQRHGRTHILCRRCGRNSYHVQWERCAACAYPRASRRRYNWSVKAIKRRRTGTGRCRYLKVVNRRIANHFKTPKA, from the coding sequence ATGGGTCAGCGCCAcgggcgcacgcacatccTGTGCCGCCGTTGTGGCCGCAACTCCTACCATGTCCAGTGGGAGCGCTGTGCCGCCTGCGCCTACCCGCGTGCCAGCCGCCGTCGGTACAACTGGTCCGTGAAGGCCATCAAGCGCCGCCGAACTGGCaccggccgctgccgctacctGAAGGTGGTGAACCGCCGCATTGCCAACCACTTCAAGACCCCCAAGGCGTAA
- a CDS encoding conserved hypothetical protein (previous protein_id=AAZ14731.1), protein MHHVRGLVRHAGRKVLRALEVQQTTTLPQACVCRVELVGVNGERQAVTLLRPGALLKMVKGMTPSEALRALEDIAQQLDTPAQTTSAGAASSTKIDEGSSRAVLGAEHAIPQLYVKDEVRDTCTEVQRRQCRFIAKVHGRFLSSDPAAVEGALRGWLQKSPGDLDDVEAAEYNGMVESLAATDATAAIALAINPSLPSLSAAASAALASLVQLHTPTAVHAFLESFAGKDESAKSASDSCATQLAVRLRRELNKAPSNESRPASSSAGVAAQRPGHGMGALLREATHFSIDPGVVFPAEPASIQTWANQFVSPDMLPVSRAAAVLKQVRQRRLQPRRVAMDSLSVWTLTDLERPWLRFALESSAQAQSAQGDTYVSAAYQLALKDAKRNLVDNRLLHTYASALARGDISPLDDSFAAYLEECGECHGTAASERPTTIRFTLSRVPDGVPLLRALHDLAPKCSYWRTLLDHLADSCVRVSTAPMGEVKVEVQLPCAHECVTAAMAAEVNLPVIPVLYEDDDVLVVDKPAGLATSRHGLSCTQLGTPTTDLISVLLATDRAGALARGVFRQGQVHRLDAETSGCLLIAKSDVAADSLRHQLGTSAAFSHHSKIYHALCVVLEPSLRNVRLHDDIIDAADPKIRTRYRVIRFFPKHRVAWVECRIQQGKKHQIRRHLASRGFPILADLEHGGAVCCQSMISRVALHAHSLSFIHPVTADPITAAAPLPADFRRCLSLLRDTGVA, encoded by the coding sequence ATGCATCACGTGCGCGGCCTCGTGCGACATGCAGGACGCAAAGTCTTGCGCGCTCTCGAGGTGCAGCAAACGACGACGTTACCtcaagcgtgtgtgtgtcgtgtgGAGCTGGTGGGCGTGAACGGCGAGCGCCAGgccgtgacgctgctgcgtcccGGCGCTTTGCTCAAGATGGTGAAGGGCATGACTCCCTCAGAGGCTCTGCGTGCGCTCGAAGATATCGCGCAGCAACTCGATACTCCGGCTCAAACGACCTctgccggcgcagcatcCTCAACAAAAATCGACGAAGGGTCGTCGAGAGCCGTGCTTGGCGCAGAGCATGCCATACCGCAGCTGTACGTGAAGGATGAAGTGCGCGACACCTGcacggaggtgcagcggcgacagtgcCGTTTTATTGCCAAGGTGCATGGCCGCTTCTTGTCCTCCGACCCTGCCGCGGTCGAAGGCGCCTTGCGTGGGTGGCTGCAGAAGTCACCAGGGGACCTGGAcgacgtggaggcggcagagtACAATGGAATGGTGGAGTCGCTGGCGGCGACCGACGCGACTGCTGCCATCGCGCTCGCCATCAACCCTTCTCTCCCAAGTCTCTCTGCAGCTGCCAGTGCGGCTCTAGCGTCACTGGTTCAGCTGCACACCCCGACTGCCGTTCACGCCTTTTTGGAGTCCTTCGCTGGCAAAGACGAATCGGCGAAGTCGGCGTCGGACTCCTGTGCAACTCAGCTCGccgtgcgcctgcgccgcgagcTGAACAAGGCGCCGTCAAATGAAAGTCGTccagcgtcgtcgtctgctggcgtggcggcgcaACGACCGGGGCACGGGATGGGCGCCTTACTGCGTGAAGCGACGCACTTCTCCATCGACCCCGGTGTCGTTTTCCCAGCCGAGCCGGCATCAATCCAAACGTGGGCGAACCAATTTGTCAGCCCCGACATGCTGCCTGTGAGCcgtgccgcggcggtgctcaAGCAGGTGCGCCAGCGACGTCTGCAGCCGCGACGTGTCGCGATGGATTCACTGAGTGTGTGGACGCTCACAGATCTTGAGCGCCCGTGGCTCCGGTTCGCGCTCGAGTCGTCTGCGCAGGCGCAGAGTGCGCAGGGCGACACCTACGTAAGCGCGGCCTATCAGCTTGCCCTGAAAGATGCGAAGCGGAACTTGGTGGACAACCGCCTGCTGCACACCTACGCCAGCGCGctcgcgcgcggcgacaTCTCGCCACTGGACGACTCCTTCGCCGCGTACTTGGAGGAATGTGGCGAGTGtcacggcaccgccgcctccgagcGCCCCACTACCATCCGCTTTACCTTGTCGCGCGTGCCAGATGGTGTTCCACTGCTGCGTGCACTGCACGATCTCGCACCGAAGTGCTCCTACTGGCGCACCCTTCTCGATCACCTCGCAGAcagctgtgtgcgtgtctcaACGGCACCAATGGGCGAGGTCAAGGTAGAGGTACAACTGCCGTGTGCTCACGAATGCGTGACAgctgcgatggcggcagAAGTAAACCTGCCAGTCATACCGGTGCTTTACGAGGACGACGATGTTCTTGTTGTTGACAAACCTGCGGGACTAGCGACGTCGCGCCATGGACTGAGTTGCACGCAGCTCGGGACGCCAACGACCGACCTCATTTCCGTGTTGCTAGCCACAgaccgcgccggcgcgcttGCGAGGGGCGTCTTTCGTCAAGGGCAGGTGCATCGCCTCGATGCGGAGACGAGCGGGTGTCTGCTCATCGCCAAGTCTGACGTGGCGGCCGACTCGCTGCGGCACCAACTCGGTACGAGCGCAGCCTTCTCTCACCACAGCAAAATATACCACGCGCTCTGTGTCGTGTTGGAGCCATCGCTACGCAATGTGCGGCTGCATGATGACATCATCGACGCCGCAGACCCGAAGATCAGGACCCGCTACCGAGTTATTCGTTTTTTTCCAAAGCACAGGGTGGCGTGGGTGGAGTGCCGCATTCAGCAGGGCAAGAAGCACCAGATCCGACGCCATCTGGCAAGCCGCGGCTTCCCCATCCTAGCCGATCTGGAGCACGGCGGGGCGGTGTGCTGTCAGTCGATGATAAGTCGAGTCGCcctacacgcgcacagcctCTCCTTCATCCACCCTGTTACAGCGGACCCCATtactgccgcagcacctctgccCGCGGACTTTCGACGCTgcctctcgctgctgcgcgacacAGGCGTAGCGTAG
- a CDS encoding conserved hypothetical protein (previous protein_id=AAZ14732.1), which yields MWAVAQLEEQLNDLDALNRASAKAIDSFADTSSAISARANEIIRDVKPWDVAQENITLTIEEMAKAARCYHPPPILPAVLTGKESSWEAIARCMDYLVYADDYLASHPPNHYGTEIEARTEMQLQQIVRISEDFVKSAFINAVQRSKVSPSGASADGSTGQAGGSLSVAPRMDSALTAPTANRLIRNEAALQGVDQIVQRLGENFNRTDILRKDVRKLLEEKLVRAVQAQFDGAYRDEETGRGPLTSRSSLLPVLKHYQHGHHPLLRVSKSARELVTDACACLQRYVLTPLEDDYAVADIPSELATVVFELVYRRAIKVIQLDTSFFADPTKLFVDSRGQGIGLFSTPRYFRDYIFIGLDFMEEFWKWKMLSKSIPGENRDFIDHVDDSVDNFIYRIRELLDGYVNAKGALEKESLKEYARSMRRTEWFPSVDCTVHESTTNVLYFHKTLLTSFYGSLRIVLYGSVIGANADYESCQEVEDYITRGVMGAVDDLQVLAEAAAELQQEALAKRNHHTKSNSLNLLTSDVRLSVDIFMINNLCFLEDNYRREACFTTRLAATEPPPKSSCEGASARKDTAAPPPPDPPLSQLFDMLNSERERYVEAFGASWHKCFPSIKGQSDLLSIEPNSTMELRKSQRMAVKQWHRRVNDALLKKIYYCKAEAVMDAKSRTQLFDVSVAAVRDGFERMEVLLNGRTWSSQPQKWMSFTPTEWEDQIRQAF from the coding sequence ATGTGGGCGGTAGCGCAgctcgaggagcagctgaaTGACCTCGACGCGTTGAACCGCGCCAGCGCGAAGGCTATCGACTCGTTCGCCGACACCTCGAGCGCCATCTCAGCTCGCGCGAATGAGATCATCCGCGACGTCAAGCCGTGGGATGTGGCGCAGGAGAACATCACCCTCACCATCGAGGAAATGGCGAAAGCGGCGCGCTGTTATCATCCTCCACCCATCCTACCAGCGGTGCTGACCGGAAAGGAGTCGAGCTGGGAAGCCATTGCGCGGTGCATGGACTACCTCGTCTACGCGGATGACTACCTAGCGAGCCACCCACCGAACCACTACGGGACAGAGATCGAGGCCAGGACAGagatgcagctgcagcagattGTGCGCATCAGCGAGGATTTCGTGAAGAGCGCCTTCATCaacgcggtgcagcggagcAAGGTATCGCCGTCCGGCGCCAGTGCAGACGGGTCCACAGGCCAGGCAGGAGGCAGCCTCAGCGTCGCCCCACGGATGGACAGTGCGTTGACCGCACCCACGGCAAACCGGCTCATCCGCAacgaggcagcgctgcagggcGTCGATCAGAtcgtgcagcgcctcggcgaGAACTTCAATCGCACTGACATTCTTCGGAAAGATGTACGGAAGCTGCTTGAGGAGAAGCTCGTGAGAGCCGTGCAGGCGCAGTTCGACGGCGCCTACCGCGACGAGGAAACGGGGAGGGGCCCCTTGACATCTCGCTCGTCTCTGCTGCCAGTGTTGAAGCACTATCAGCACGGACACCATCCACTGCTGCGCGTCAGTAAATCGGCGCGGGAGCTGGTGACGGACGCGTGCGCCTGTCTGCAGCGTTATGTCCTGACGCCGCTCGAGGACGACTACGCGGTAGCGGACATCCCGAGCGAGCTGGCCACCGTTGTCTTCGAGCTGGTGTATCGGCGCGCCATCAAGGTGATCCAGCTCGACACCTCCTTCTTTGCGGACCCGACGAAGCTGTTTGTCGACTCGCGCGGCCAAGGGATCGGCCTCTTCTCGACGCCGCGCTACTTCCGCGACTACATTTTCATTGGCCTCGACTTCATGGAAGAGTTTTGGAAATGGAAGATGCTGTCCAAATCGATTCCTGGCGAGAACAGGGACTTCATCGACCACGTGGACGACTCGGTGGACAACTTCATCTACCGAATCCGTGAGCTGCTGGACGGGTACGTCAACGCAAAAGGGGCGCTGGAAAAGGAATCGCTGAAGGAGTACGCGCGCTCCATGCGCCGCACGGAATGGTTTCCGTCCGTCGACTGCACGGTGCACGAGTCGACGACGAACGTGCTCTACTTCCACAAGACTCTACTCACCTCCTTCTACGGCTCCCTGCGCATCGTCTTGTACGGCAGTGTCATTGGCGCCAACGCCGATTACGAGTCCTGCCAGGAGGTGGAGGACTACATTACTCGCGGTGTGATGGGTGCGGTGGACGACCTGCAGGTGCTggcagaagcggcggcagagcttCAGCAAGAGGCACTGGCGAAGCGCAATCACCACACAAAGTCTAACTCCCTCAACCTCCTCACCAGTGACGTGCGACTCTCCGTGGACATCTTCATGATCAACAACTTGTGCTTCTTGGAGGACAACTACCGTCGCGAGGCGTGCTTCACGACGCGTCTTGCAGCAACGGAGCCACCACCTAAATCCTCATGTGAGGGAGCCAGTGCCCGCAAAGACACCGCGGCGCCACCCCCACCTGATCCGCCGCTCTCACAGCTCTTTGACATGCTCAACTCGGAGCGAGAGCGCTACGTGGAAGCCTTTGGGGCCAGCTGGCATAAGTGCTTTCCGTCCATAAAAGGCCAATCTGACCTGCTGTCTATCGAGCCAAACTCGACGATGGAGCTTCGCAAGTCTCAGCGCATGGCGGTGAAGCAGTGGCATCGACGCGTAAACGACGCGCTATTGAAGAAGATTTATTACTGCAAGGCAGAGGCCGTGATGGATGCAAAGTCGCGCACCCAGCTCTTTGACGtctccgtcgccgcggtgcggGATGGGTTCGAGCGCATGGAAGTGCTGTTGAACGGCCGCACCTGGTCCTCGCAGCCGCAAAAGTGGATGTCCTTTACACCCACGGAGTGGGAGGACCAAATCCGGCAGGCGTTTTGA
- a CDS encoding conserved hypothetical protein (previous protein_id=AAZ14733.1), protein MERNPAHPLDATAKLPVRQKEVTFDSLCVNADDRFVEGLSGKSEERRGFRPNTKLYAANAARTRGRTGGASDLGFTESLPTLNEVIGEEKISHLGRLRARPPRAAEGSTDVIPVARVKAKSSLTRPVHATPTSIPSTRSLWVEGSSVLNQDVGHASAALTHLSDCVAQERRLKVEWEAARLAKIRALRAVVKVFMQSFIDRGSFARSTSVGGKVMSDTLAVARCSVITNTLVGTVQNFMRAFRSRRLCAARGPVSGLQLFPNIAGQESDRFTLSLYSSAPGGAESSVNESYVSPNHSVSDYLEEEEVSRIKQLYFDYFDCEAVSISSAVASGSDMSIFAYSAASSISRPSSPVSRGGDHSSFSHCASTTM, encoded by the coding sequence ATGGAGCGCAATCCGGCGCATCCTTTGGACGCCACAGCGAAGCTCCCTGTGCGCCAAAAGGAGGTCACGTTCGACTCCCTCTGCGTGAACGCCGACGACCGGTTCGTGGAAGGTCTATCCGGCAAGTcagaggagcggcgcggctTCCGCCCCAATACGAAGCTGTACGCCGCTaacgccgcgcgcacgcggggCCGCACAGGCGGCGCCTCAGACTTAGGCTTCACGGAATCCCTGCCTACCCTGAATGAGGTGATCGGGGAGGAAAAAATCTCTCATCTTGGCCGCCTTCGTGCACGCccgccgcgcgcggcggagggCAGCACAGATGTCATCCCTGTCGCCCGCGTCAAGGCGAAGAGCAGTTTGACCCGTCCAGTTCACGCAACGCCGACATCGATCCCGTCAACGCGGAGTCTATGGGTGGAGGGCAGCTCTGTGCTCAACCAAGACGTCGGCCATGCCTCTGCGGCACTCACTCACCTCTCCGACTGCGTCGCACAAGAGCGTCGCCTCAAGGTGGAGTGGGAGGCGGCACGTCTGGCAAAGATACGCGCGTTGCGCGCCGTTGTGAAAGTGTTCATGCAGTCCTTCATCGATCGAGGCTCGTTCGCGAGGTCCACGAGCGTTGGCGGTAAGGTGATGTCCGACAccctggcggtggcgcgctgctccgTCATAACAAACACACTCGTCGGTACGGTGCAGAACTTCATGCGTGCCTTTCGCTCGCGCCGactgtgtgctgcgcgcggcCCCGTGTCAGGGCTCCAACTGTTCCCGAACATCGCGGGGCAGGAGAGTGACAGATTTACACTGAGCTTGTACTCGAGCGCGCCTGGCGGGGCAGAGTCGTCGGTCAACGAATCGTACGTCTCGCCGAATCACAGCGTCAGCGACTACCtagaagaggaggaagtgAGTCGTATCAAGCAGCTCTACTTTGACTACTTTGACTGCGAGGCCGTAAGCATCAGCTCTGCGGTAGCGTCCGGGAGCGACATGTCGATCTTCGCTTATAGTGCTGCCTCGTCCATATCACGGCCCTCCAGCCCTGTCTCCAGAGGAGGGGACCACAGCAGCTTCTCCCACTGCGCCTCCACTACGATGTGA
- a CDS encoding hypothetical protein (previous protein_id=AAZ14734.1), with the protein MQSDARELNPGRADFWEHFYDQEDGRLRQKELHHRKAHEIVERGSLMNHYEWFMQYAMYEAALKACLRAVPTVLSKDGATRILHMGCGNSDFCDHVEGLLSDLHPVPSSSSRASEVLNVDICESIVAHLALHFPSRLYAVGNCCDLHVSSSPSMPFSSNAAWYSRDPALRLRKVLQSSVDVVFDKGTADALLSSFAGEYNPNMEAYMGEALKVLRPGGLLFLISINSEDVLSPYALSADDGLKSFHLAYTDVIELGAHDLRHLRVETLGSRYSCYGYAVVASAVAE; encoded by the coding sequence ATGCAGAGCGACGCACGCGAGTTGAATCCTGGGCGGGCCGACTTCTGGGAGCACTTCTACGATCAGGAAGATGGACGTCTGCGGCAAAAAGAACTGCACCACCGAAAGGCACACGAAATCGTGGAGCGTGGTAGCCTCATGAATCACTACGAGTGGTTTATGCAGTATGCAATGTACGAGGCGGCATTGAAGGCCTGTTTGCGAGCGGTACCGACTGTGCTCTCGAAGGATGGCGCTACCCGCATCCTTCACATGGGATGCGGCAACAGCGACTTCTGCGATCATGTGGAGGGGCTTTTATCGGATCTGCACCCCGTCCCTTCATCGTCCTCGCGCGCGTCTGAGGTGCTCAACGTTGATATCTGCGAGAGCATCGTCGCCCACCTCGCGCTTCACTTCCCGTCGCGGCTGTATGCGGTGGGCAACTGCTGCGACCTGCACGTTTCGTCTTCGCCATCTATGCCTTTTTCGAGTAATGCTGCCTGGTACAGCCGCGACCCGGCCTTGCGACTCCgcaaggtgctgcagagctCCGTGGACGTTGTGTTCGATAAGGGGACTGCGGATGCCCTTCTGAGCTCTTTTGCTGGCGAGTACAATCCCAACATGGAGGCCTACATGGGTGAGGCGCTGAAAGTGCTTCGTCCAGGCGGCCTCTTGTTCCTCATCTCGATCAACAGTGAGGATGTTCTGAGCCCTTACGCACTCTCCGCCGACGATGGGCTGAAGTCGTTCCATCTGGCGTACACGGATGTAATTGAGCTGGGTGCACACGATCTTCGGCATCTTCGCGTGGAGACCCTGGGGTCCCGCTACAGCTGCTACGGGTACGCCGTTGTGGCGTCTGCTGTTGCAGAGTAG
- the BT1.1 gene encoding biopterin transporter,putative;with=GeneDB:LinJ35_V3.5120 (previous protein_id=AAZ14735.1) has protein sequence MPGRYRVPSAPESPPPQGAKYVHPVSAHVLRAAPFLGYIPVFSIVIRSFHPKVVLAICIQRLFEKGLADGLMRLSIQPMLTGRYGLTGAMYQRLSTLYTLGWALNAFITVMADTFALFGYTKRWYCVMSAVGGSVFALLYGLLPAKESSAKPAAALMFLTALFMSNIDVFAVALYSEQIRRRPAAGPALVSWMWGTALIGIMISSVILGPLSDNGLAHFGVYITAAILLLSGLLFVFNLFEERRNRAARLEDAMIEFLQKTKSASSESTAGSPPSPHKLDGHLTIDNRVEEEDDNVDEQEAAAMDAQGFVRPRMDTYLCGAVEMNRDVILRNWRMALFCLILTLGVIANSLVSILGTWWDIMYVCIVLAAVLCVSSFFTLPLAIAKAVVFMYFNAILYLSLPGVLNTFYVAKPSCLPDGPHFSYTFYNAMNGFLGNIAGIGGTIVFTHLFPHHSYRFVMGLSAVLLPAASMFDVLILKRWNLAIGIPDHAMYIFGDTIIYEVCNMLLNMPMMMLMCRIAPRGSESMVFALLASIYHLGTSTSSAIGYLLMETIWPVVTQGQCDYSNALWLVITGHIVTPVFILPLAYILLPSARISDHIDHTGRKVMEVALPETRTEEAEEPIAMTTRRDS, from the coding sequence ATGCCAGGTCGTTACCGCGTGCCGTCCGCGCCGGaatcgccgccgccgcaggggGCCAAGTACGTTCATCCTGTTTCCGCtcacgtgctgcgcgctgcgccgttcCTTGGCTACATCCCGGTCTTCAGCATTGTGATCAGGTCATTCCACCCCAAAGTTGTGCTCGCCATTTGCATACAGCGCTTATTCGAGAAGGGCCTCGCAGATGGGCTGATGCGACTGTCGATCCAACCGATGCTGACGGGACGCTACGGACTCACCGGCGCCATGTACCAGCGCCTGTCCACCCTCTACACCCTGGGCTGGGCCCTCAACGCATTCATCACAGTGATGGCGGACACGTTTGCGCTGTTCGGGTACACGAAACGGTGGTACTGcgtgatgtcggcggtgggCGGCAGTGTGTTCGCGCTGCTGTAcgggctgctgccggcgaaGGAGTCGAGCGCGAAGCCTGCTGCGGCCCTCATGTTCCTGACGGCACTGTTCATGAGCAATATCGACGTCTTCGCTGTTGCCTTGTACAGCGAGCAGATCCGCCGGCGTCCAGCTGCCGGGCCAGCGCTGGTGAGCTGGATGTGGGGCACGGCGCTCATCGGTATTATGATTTCCAGCGTCATTCTGGGTCCTCTCTCTGACAATGGACTGGCGCACTTTGGTGTGTACATCACAGCCGCCATCCTGCTGCTGTCGGGTCTACTGTTCGTGTTCAACCTCTTCGAGGAGCGCCGCAACCGCGCGGCACGCCTGGAGGACGCCATGATCGAGTTCCTTCAGAAAACCAAGAGCGCAAGCAGCGAGAGCACAGCCGGCTCCCCGCCGTCGCCACATAAGCTGGATGGGCATCTCACCATTGATAAccgcgtggaggaggaggacgacaacGTCGACGAGCAGGAGGCAGCCGCGATGGATGCGCAGGGCTTTGTGCGGCCGCGCATGGACACGTACCTATGCGGTGCCGTGGAGATGAACCGGGACGTCATTCTGCGAAACTGGCGGATGGCGTTATTCTGCCTGATTCTCACGCTCGGCGTGATCGCTAATTCACTCGTGAGCATTCTTGGCACGTGGTGGGACATCATGTATGTCTGCATCGTcttggcggcggtgttgtgcgtcagctccttcttcacGTTGCCGCTGGCCATTGCCAAGGCGGTTGTGTTCATGTATTTCAACGCAATCCTCTACCTGAGCCTGCCCGGCGTGCTGAATACTTTCTACGTCGCGAAGCCGTCATGCCTCCCCGATGGACCGCACTTCTCGTACACGTTCTACAACGCCATGAATGGCTTTCTGGGCAACATCGCGGGCATCGGTGGTACCATCGTGTTCACGCATCTGTTCCCTCACCACAGCTATCGGTTTGTCATGGGCCTCTCCGCTGTTCTGCTGCCGGCAGCCTCTATGTTTGACGTCCTCATCTTGAAGCGCTGGAACCTGGCCATCGGCATCCCGGACCACGCCATGTACATTTTTGGGGACACCATCATCTACGAAGTGTGCAATATGCTCCTGAACATGCCCATGATGATGCTCATGTGCCGTATCGCGCCGCGCGGGTCGGAGTCGATGGTGTTTGCGCTACTCGCGAGCATTTACCACCTCGGCACCTCGACCTCGTCAGCGATAGGCTACCTGCTGATGGAAACGATTTGGCCGGTTGTCACGCAGGGCCAGTGTGACTACAGCAACGCGCTGTGGTTGGTGATCACTGGGCACATTGTTACACCCGTTTTCATCTTACCATTGGCTTACATCCTCCTCCCATCAGCGCGCATCAGTGACCACATTGACCACACGGGTCGGAAGGTGATGGAGGTCGCACTCCCGGAGACGCGCActgaggaggcagaggagccGATCGCTATGACGACGAGGCGGGACAGCTAG
- a CDS encoding conserved hypothetical protein (previous protein_id=AAZ14736.1) — translation MSSKYDVIKVKVHLSDVHYYVLSRFLLSKMLMFCRVPEDTAVRISLDVKKHFVNTERTSITQAELENYIRCSMIAAGFAQEHAQLFSVVTQFHAERIPLVLFLAGPERCGKTTLAHLLAARINCSTVINAEVLRDISASIDDSLPLFAVPETSSPDSTPSMLRGAEVSAVVAAEVDKAVREGRAIIVEGENLSFAGFHRFLEPSFQLSTGAVILGLVMEICGGEAETDASHAYVQALPNLHPVYSTERLTVLAADIGDLAKGVRGIPTVYVARYTTVADNVCLSVFLHDIVVKRIIAELKRRGRVL, via the coding sequence ATGAGTTCAAAGTATGACGTGATCAAGGTAAAGGTGCACCTGAGCGATGTGCATTATTATGTTCTCTCACGATTTCTTCTTTCAAAGATGCTCATGTTCTGCCGTGTTCCCGAGGACACCGCCGTTCGCATTAGTCTCGACGTCAAGAAGCACTTTGTGAACACGGAGCGCACCTCTATCACGCAAGCAGAGCTGGAGAACTATATAAGATGCTCAATGATCGCCGCAGGATTCGCGcaagagcacgcgcagcttTTTTCGGTGGTAACACAATTTCACGCGGAGCGGATTCCACTGGTACTCTTCCTCGCTGGGCCTGAGCGGTGTGGCAAGACGACGCTGGCACACCTACTCGCCGCACGCATCAACTGCAGCACGGTTATCAAcgccgaggtgctgcgcgataTTAGCGCCTCGATTGACGACAGTCTTCCCCTCTTTGCAGTGCCTGAAACAAGCTCACCCGACTCGACGCCTTCCATGTTGCGCGGTGCTGAAGTCTCTGCCGTcgtggcagcggaggtggaTAAAGCCGTGCGTGAAGGGCGAGCCATCATCGTAGAAGGCGAGAACCTGTCCTTTGCTGGCTTCCACCGCTTTCTCGAGCCATCCTTCCAGCTCTCCACAGGAGCTGTGATATTGGGCCTCGTGATGGAGATCTGTGGGGGCGAGGCAGAGACGGACGCGAGTCATGCATACGTGCAGGCGCTTCCCAACCTGCACCCCGTTTACTCGACGGAGCGCCTGACTGTCCTTGCTGCCGACATAGGCGATCTTGCAAAAGGCGTCAGGGGGATCCCTACCGTTTACGTAGCGCGCtacaccaccgtcgccgatAACGTCTGTCTGTCCGTCTTTCTTCACGACATTGTGGTGAAGCGCATCATTGCCGAACTCAAACGCCGCGGGAGAGTGCTATAG
- a CDS encoding conserved hypothetical protein (previous protein_id=AAZ14737.1) → MLLMRSSSPAATVQATHQRVQSAQERHVRREYASDVNTPRALSVRSSRGGSFAFAPQVQEKYNTMNILVLGAPQVGKSLFINSYRAAITNTTRWPAAPVGISGFYGTTTVAPFPNHARQPTWLCIDTPGSLYTEKHAVLLEKLTEGMPWKTKLKGPNALTLRQIKDISPIAANKAHQCIIVVPATDLIEDDGLINTLLWRNRYRPAGGVADIIFYLKGLISSLRTLMDDASPFVVVTKMDKVGGARNSSACAALVSILGQCVPVNHVYFTAAVENRALLATGRTMVLESSTKQNLVRLHEDICLAVQWRNQVDAM, encoded by the coding sequence ATGCTCCTGATGAGATCCTCCTCGCCCGCTGCGACCGTGCAGGCAACTCATCAGCGTGTGCAGAGCGCACAGGAGCGGCATGTACGTAGGGAGTACGCCTCTGACGTGAACACGCCGCGAGCTCTGTctgtgcgcagcagcagaggcggctcATTTGCCTTTGCGCCACAGGTGCAGGAAAAGTATAACACCATGAACATTCTCGTGCTAGGCGCACCGCAGGTGGGCAAGTCGCTCTTTATCAACTCGTATCGGGCTGCCATCACGAACACAACGCGGTGGCCGGCCGCCCCGGTGGGCATCTCTGGCTTCTACGGCACCACCACGGTGGCGCCGTTTCCAAATCATGCGCGGCAGCCGACGTGGCTTTGCATCGATACACCGGGTAGCCTTTACACCGAGAAGCACGCGGTTCTCCTGGAGAAGCTGACGGAGGGAATGCCCTGGAAAACGAAATTGAAGGGCCCCAATGCTCTCACGCTCCGCCAAATTAAAGACATCTCCCCTATCGCTGCCAACAAGGCGCATCAGTGCATTATCGTTGTACCCGCCACAGACCTGATCGAGGACGATGGATTGATCAACACCTTGCTGTGGCGCAATCGATACCGCCCTGCTGGCGGCGTTGCCGACATCATCTTCTACCTCAAAGGCCTCATTTCATCGCTGCGCACCCTCATGGATGATGCATCGCCGTTTGTTGTTGTAACCAAGATGGATAAAGTTGGCGGGGCGCGTAACAGTagcgcgtgcgctgctctGGTTTCCATTCTCGGCCAGTGCGTGCCCGTGAATCACGTCTACTTTACGGCAGCCGTCGAGAATCGAGCGCTCCTCGCAACGGGGCGTACCATGGTGCTGGAAAGCAGCACCAAACAGAAtctggtgcggctgcacgaggacATCTGCCTCGCCGTGCAGTGGCGCAATCAAGTGGATGCCATGTAG